The Pogona vitticeps strain Pit_001003342236 chromosome 3, PviZW2.1, whole genome shotgun sequence genome includes a window with the following:
- the NMUR1 gene encoding neuromedin-U receptor 1 yields MYPSAANCSNLELQFSSLEALKKPAYERLCNGSDQEGNVSYCDPEVFNMTAEQLRFKYLGPRRTDFFVPICTTYLLIFVVGAVGNALTCLVIIRHRFMRTPTNYYLFSLAVSDLLVLLVGMPLEIYEMWSNYPFLLGSGGCCFKTLLFEAVCFASILNVTALSVERYIAVVHPLKAKYVVTKNHAKRVIVALWVLSVVCSIPNTSLHGIQTLYVPCWGVVPDSATCTLVKPRFAYNLIIQITTSVFFFVPMAIISVLYLLIGLQLRKEKMLEALEAKSGNSCDYHNVRLQQKKARRRQVTNMLFVLVVVFGICWAPFHTDRLVWSFITHWTETMQHMFQYVHILSGVFFYLSSAANPILYNLMSTRFREMFKEVMCHRHLQTLGSRKHSPSSTRVTVRSTVSEHITGDNGQPLSDLEEYEMDPEGEDMEERKAPYL; encoded by the exons ATGTATCCCTCCGCTGCCAACTGTTCTAATTTGGAGTTGCAGTTCTCCAGCCTGGAGGCGCTCAAGAAGCCGGCCTATGAGCGTCTCTGCAATGGTAGCGACCAAGAGGGCAACGTCAGTTACTGTGACCCTGAGGTCTTCAACATGACCGCAGAGCAGCTCCGGTTTAAGTACTTGGGCCCCCGCCGGACGGATTTCTTCGTTCCCATCTGTACGACGTACCTCTTGATTTTCGTGGTCGGTGCCGTGGGGAACGCCCTGACCTGTTTGGTGATCATCCGGCACCGCTTCATGAGGACGCCCACCAACTACTATCTCTTCAGCCTGGCCGTCTCGGATCTTCTAGTGCTCCTCGTGGGGATGCCCTTGGAGATTTACGAGATGTGGAGCAACTACCCGTTCCTCTTGGGTTCTGGCGGCTGCTGCTTCAAGACCTTGCTCTTCGAGGCGGTCTGCTTTGCCTCCATCCTCAATGTGACTGCGCTGAGCGTGGAGCGCTACATTGCTGTGGTCCACCCTCTTAAGGCCAAGTATGTGGTGACTAAGAACCACGCCAAGAGGGTGATTGTTGCTCTCTGGGTCTTGTCCGTGGTCTGCTCCATCCCGAACACCAGCCTGCACGGCATCCAGACCCTCTACGTGCCCTGTTGGGGGGTGGTCCCAGACTCGGCCACCTGCACGCTGGTGAAGCCGCGCTTCGCCTACAATCTCATCATCCAGATCACCACCAGCGTCTTCTTCTTCGTCCCCATGGCCATCATCAGCGTCTTGTACCTCCTCATCGGCCTCCAGTTGCGGAAGGAGAAGATGCTGGAAGCCCTCGAGGCCAAGTCGGGAAACAGCTGCGATTACCATAACGTCCGCCTCCAGCAGAAGAAAGCCAGGCGGAGGCAGGTGACGAACATGCTGT TTGTGCTGGTGGTGGTCTTCGGCATCTGCTGGGCTCCCTTCCACACCGACCGGCTGGTGTGGAGCTTCATCACCCACTGGACCGAGACGATGCAGCACATGTTCCAGTACGTCCACATCCTCTCGGGGGTCTTCTTCTACCTGAGCTCCGCCGCCAACCCCATCCTCTACAACCTGATGTCCACGCGCTTCCGCGAGATGTTCAAGGAGGTGATGTGCCACAGGCACCTTCAGACGCTGGGTTCCCGCAAGCATTCGCCCAGCAGCACCCGGGTCACCGTGCGCAGCACGGTCTCGGAGCACATCACGGGGGACAACGGGCAGCCTCTTTCCGACCTGGAGGAGTACGAGATGGACCCGGAGGGAGAGGACATGGAGGAACGCAAAGCGCCATACCTCTGA